The proteins below come from a single Tissierella sp. MB52-C2 genomic window:
- a CDS encoding NUDIX domain-containing protein — protein MLKINFYELNKVEDSQLKFAVIAAKYNERWIFVRHRERATWEIPGGHREDGEDINLTASRELKEETGAKEFSIIPVCVYSVTRDGVETFGQLFYSQVESLDELPDSEIGEIRLFDTMPEELTYPLIQPYLFKKIKETYI, from the coding sequence ATGCTAAAGATAAACTTTTATGAATTAAATAAAGTTGAAGATAGTCAATTAAAGTTTGCAGTTATTGCAGCAAAATATAATGAAAGGTGGATATTTGTAAGACATAGAGAAAGAGCAACTTGGGAAATCCCAGGTGGACATAGAGAAGACGGTGAAGACATTAATTTGACTGCTTCAAGAGAATTAAAAGAAGAAACAGGAGCGAAGGAATTTAGTATTATTCCAGTTTGTGTGTATTCAGTAACTAGGGATGGAGTTGAAACATTTGGACAATTATTTTACTCTCAAGTAGAAAGTCTTGATGAATTACCAGACTCTGAAATAGGTGAGATTAGATTATTTGATACTATGCCTGAAGAATTAACCTATCCTTTGATTCAGCCATATTTATTTAAGAAGATTAAGGAAACCTATATATAA
- a CDS encoding GNAT family N-acetyltransferase — protein sequence MKTSIKKIDCSYNLEDNRIIDKLAGVLCFEEPEMIKKSKEFWNDWFSNKIEGDKITIVTEKTNKDNKQSLIGVVRFWKTPYCNNKWLIEGLEVIATERRKGIGRTMVKYGLDILRKSGIEKISVHIRNTNIPSIRLHKSLGFVKVSLGAIDSFGEFNENIDEYILLLKETW from the coding sequence ATGAAAACTTCCATAAAGAAAATAGACTGTTCTTACAATCTAGAAGATAATAGGATTATTGATAAACTTGCAGGGGTTCTTTGTTTTGAAGAACCGGAAATGATAAAAAAATCAAAGGAATTTTGGAATGATTGGTTTTCTAATAAAATTGAAGGAGATAAAATTACGATAGTAACAGAAAAAACAAATAAAGATAATAAACAAAGCTTAATAGGAGTAGTAAGATTTTGGAAAACACCTTATTGTAATAATAAATGGCTTATAGAAGGTCTCGAAGTTATTGCAACAGAGAGAAGAAAGGGAATAGGTAGAACGATGGTTAAATATGGACTTGATATATTAAGAAAAAGTGGAATAGAAAAGATATCTGTACATATAAGAAATACTAATATACCATCAATTAGGTTACATAAAAGTCTAGGATTTGTTAAGGTATCATTAGGTGCAATAGATAGCTTTGGAGAGTTTAACGAAAATATTGATGAATATATATTGCTTTTAAAAGAAACTTGGTAG